DNA from Candidatus Polarisedimenticolia bacterium:
GACTCTTCGTGCTGCTGCACCTCTACACCAACTCATTCTCCCTGAAAGGCGCCGGCGCCTACGACGCGCGCCTGCGGCGGCTCAACGAGCTTCCCTTGATGACGCCGTTCGAAATCCTCTTCATCTACGTGCCGATCCTCTTCCATGCGATCCTCGGGCTGGTGATCACCTTCCGGGGCCAGGTCAATCTCCTCGCCTACCCCCGGTTGGGGAATTGGCGCTACGTGCTTCAGCGCTTGTCGGGGATCGGCGTCCTGCTGTTCGTCGGCGCGCACGTCTACAAGACACGGGTGGAGCCGGCCCTGCGCGGCTTCACGCTGGACTTCGCCCACATGCAGGAGGCGATGAGCGAGCCGCTCACATTCACCGTCTACCTCCTCGGGATGCTGGGGACCGCCTACCACCTGGCCAACGGCTTGTGGACGTTCAGCATCACCTGGGGGATCGCCGCGGACCGGCGCGCCCAGA
Protein-coding regions in this window:
- a CDS encoding succinate dehydrogenase translates to MKRDRQFLWLRLQSLSGVVPVGLFVLLHLYTNSFSLKGAGAYDARLRRLNELPLMTPFEILFIYVPILFHAILGLVITFRGQVNLLAYPRLGNWRYVLQRLSGIGVLLFVGAHVYKTRVEPALRGFTLDFAHMQEAMSEPLTFTVYLLGMLGTAYHLANGLWTFSITWGIAADRRAQSRLTAAAIALFVLIFLMGINNMAGFLGRGVAF